The genomic region GTCCGTGACGGCGCGGACCTCTACTACACGCTTCCGATCACGTTCAGTCAGGCGGCCCTGGGTGCCGAGGTCGAGGTCCCGACGGTGCACGGGATGGCGCGGCTCCGGATCCCGCCCGGCACGCAGTCCGGCCGGCTGCTGCGGATGACCGGCCGGGGGCTGCCGCGGTTGCACGGCGGTGGCCGGGGCGACCAGATCGTTCGCATCGTGGTCTGGACGCCGACGGAGCTGACGCGGGAGCAGGAGGCGTTGTTCCGTCGCCTCGCCGAGATCGAGAGCCCGCCGCCGGCGCAGCACCGGGAAGACGCCGGCGAGCAGGACCGCGGCTTCTGGAGCCGGGTGAAGAACGCGTTCAGTGCGTGAGCGCGCCGGGGTGGAAGCCCCGGCGTCGCGTTTTCTTCCCTGGGCCGTCCTCCAACCTGCGTTCCCTCCGTATCGGTCACCCATTCCCGCGGCGCGGAGCCGGCTGGCCCGGCCGGACGAGCCGATCGATGCTCCTCAGCGGTCCACGTCCGGCGGCGGCCGGGTTTTTGAGCCGGCCGTGTGGCGTTAGATTGCGTCGTTCACGGTCCGAGCGTCGGGCCGGCGCCGTGGCGCGAAGGGCGTGGCGCCGGCCGTGGGGACGGGGCAGTCCCCTCCGGCGTGGTTTCCGGGGAGCAGCGGTAAGCGGGCATGGGTTCGGGCAAGTGGCTCGTGCTGCGCGTCGAGGCCGCGGACGCGGAGGCGCGCGCGTTGGCGGCCGAAGCGCTGATCGGACTGGGGGGCACCGCGGTCGAGGAGCGGGACAACGCCCTGGTGACGTACCTGGCCGCGCCGGCGGACCCGGAGGGGTTCCTGGCGGGGGCCGAGGAGCGGCTGCGGGCGGCGGCCGGACGCGAGTTCCGCCTGTCGTGGGCGTGGGAGGAGGACCAGGACTGGACGGAGCTCTGGCGACGCGGCCTCGACGCCCGACGGGTGGGGCGACGCCTCGTCGTCACGCCCCCCTGGATCCAGCCGGAGACGCAGCGCGGCGACGTCGTGATCGTCATCGATCCGGGGATGGCGTTCGGGACGGGGGAGCACGCCAGCACGCGGGGCGCGCTGCGGCTGTTGGAGTCGGCGGTGGCGCCGGGGGACCGCGTGCTGGACGTGGGCACGGGGAGCGGGATCCTGGCCATCGCGGCCGCGCGCCTCGGGGCGCGGGAGGTCCTGGCCGTGGAGAGCGATCCGGACGCGGTGACCAACGCGTCCGTCAACCTGGAGCGCAACGGCGTCGCGGAGCGGGTGGAGCTGCGGTGCGACGTCGTGGACGCCGCTTATCTGCGCGCGTTGGGTCCGCGGCGGTTCGATGTCATTGCAGCCAACATCCTGAGCGGCGTGCTGCTGCCGCTGCTCGGGGCGTTCCGGGAGTCGCTGGACGAGGGGGGGCGGGCGATCCTGGGGGGGATCCTGCGGGAGGAGGCGGAGAGGGTCGTCGCGGCGGCGCGGGAGTCCGGATTCGAGCTGGCGATGGTGGACGAAGAGGAGGAGTGGTGGTCCGGGCTGCTGCGGGTGGCGTAGGGGGCGAGCCGTCTGCCGGCGAGGCCCGAGGTACCGCCAGACGGCACCGCCGAGCGGTTTCCTACGCGGCGCCGGCGCGTCAGCGGTGGCCGGTCCGGGGTGGGGCGGGCGCCGGCGCGGCCGGCGTCTGGCCGGGGCGCGGCGCGGCGAGGTCCTCCAGGACGCGACGGATCTCCTCGGCCTGCCCGAGCGCCTCGACGACCTCGGCCTGGAGCTCGGGGTCGTCGGCGGCGCAGGACCAGAGGTGGACGAGAGACTCCTGGAGCGTGCGGAGCACCGGCGCCGCCGGGTGTGCGGCGGCTGGCAGCGGAGGGAGCTCGACGTCCGGCGCCGCCAGGGCGACGCGCGGGCCAGGGTCGAGGCCGGCCTCGCGCAGCGCGTGCCGGTACTCGTCCTCGACGTCCGCAGACCAGGCGTCGCCGGACCAGGGCACGGGGAGCGGCTCGAGCAGGAGGAACAGGTCGGGTCGCCGCCGCAGACGCTCGTACAGTTGCGCGTACGTGCCGCAGCGGGGCCCCAGCTCCGCGACCAGGGCGGCGTGGATCCGGGTCAGCGGGACCATCGGATCGGGGTCGTTGCGGAGCAGCGTCAGGACGCGCTGCTCGATCTGGCTGACCATACGGCGGTACCCTCCTCGCGATCGGGTGCGCACGATGGTGTGGCCAGTGGGGCGAAGCCATAGCGAGGGGGGCCGGGGCGAGGGCGGGGGCGAGGGACGTGCCCGGATGAGGCGGTGAACCGAACGCTGGAGGGACTGGTGGCGAGCACGGAGTGCATCTTCTGCCGGATCGCGGCTGGGGAGATCCCGGCCAAGGTGGTGCGCGAGGACGAGCACACGATCGCGTTCCGGGACATCAACCCCCAGGCACCGACGCACGTGCTGGTGATCCCGAAGCGGCACGTGCCCGCGGTGGACGCGCTGGAGGATGAGGACGCGGAGCTGATCGGGCGCGTGGTGCTTGCG from bacterium harbors:
- a CDS encoding histidine triad nucleotide-binding protein, which gives rise to MASTECIFCRIAAGEIPAKVVREDEHTIAFRDINPQAPTHVLVIPKRHVPAVDALEDEDAELIGRVVLA